The following proteins are co-located in the Pseudomonas sp. ATCC 13867 genome:
- the ahbB gene encoding siroheme decarboxylase subunit beta, translating into MLDATDRQLILVTQSGLPLQSRPYQALADALQLREDEVRGRLARLLACGAIRRIAAVPNHYALGYRANGMSVWDIADDQLERCGRLLGALPYVSHCYQRPRRMPGWPYNLFAMLHARRRATVECYLAEMAGLLGDACRGHEVLYSLRILKKTGLRLAGAP; encoded by the coding sequence GTGCTCGACGCTACCGACCGCCAACTGATCCTCGTCACCCAGTCCGGGCTGCCATTGCAGAGCCGGCCCTACCAAGCCCTGGCCGATGCCTTGCAACTGCGCGAAGACGAGGTGCGCGGGCGCCTCGCGCGCTTGCTTGCCTGCGGCGCCATCCGCCGGATTGCCGCGGTTCCCAACCACTACGCGCTGGGGTACCGGGCCAATGGCATGAGTGTGTGGGACATCGCCGACGACCAGCTTGAACGCTGCGGCCGCCTGCTCGGTGCGCTGCCCTACGTCAGTCACTGCTACCAGCGGCCACGGCGCATGCCCGGCTGGCCCTACAACCTGTTCGCCATGCTGCACGCCCGCCGCCGCGCCACCGTGGAGTGCTACCTCGCGGAAATGGCCGGCCTGCTCGGCGATGCCTGCCGTGGGCACGAGGTGCTGTACAGCCTGCGAATCCTGAAGAAGACCGGCCTGCGTCTGGCCGGTGCGCCCTGA
- a CDS encoding c-type cytochrome: protein MRGLSVGAVMAALLLSGAASAADEMQALLPLCSSCHGAAGVSVAPNFPNLAGQRDVYLRKQLQDFRSGARKDPVMSPVAAGLTDAQIEAAVRYYTGQKP, encoded by the coding sequence ATGCGTGGACTATCTGTGGGCGCTGTCATGGCCGCCCTCCTGCTGAGCGGCGCGGCCAGCGCCGCCGATGAAATGCAGGCCCTGCTGCCGTTGTGTTCCAGCTGCCACGGTGCGGCGGGCGTCAGCGTGGCGCCGAACTTCCCCAACCTGGCCGGGCAGCGCGACGTCTATCTGCGCAAGCAACTGCAGGATTTCCGCAGCGGCGCGCGCAAGGACCCGGTGATGTCGCCCGTCGCCGCCGGCCTCACGGATGCGCAGATCGAGGCGGCGGTACGTTACTACACCGGGCAGAAGCCGTGA
- a CDS encoding c-type cytochrome, with protein sequence MRPRGAPFLLLAVAAAGALAAPPCCGPQRAAALEQLLRQDCGACHGMTLRGGLGPALLPEALAGKPDALLRGTVLDGRPGTPMPAWRGLLNEAEADWLVRRLRLGTPP encoded by the coding sequence GTGAGGCCACGCGGCGCGCCGTTCCTGCTGCTGGCCGTGGCGGCCGCAGGGGCGCTCGCCGCTCCCCCCTGTTGCGGGCCGCAGCGCGCCGCCGCCCTGGAGCAACTGCTGCGCCAGGACTGCGGCGCCTGCCACGGCATGACCCTGCGCGGCGGGCTGGGGCCGGCGCTGCTTCCCGAAGCGCTGGCGGGCAAGCCGGACGCGCTGCTGCGCGGCACCGTGCTGGACGGCCGCCCCGGCACGCCGATGCCGGCCTGGCGCGGCCTGTTGAACGAAGCGGAGGCGGACTGGCTGGTTCGCCGACTCAGACTAGGAACACCCCCATGA
- a CDS encoding cytochrome D1 domain-containing protein, with translation MKSRLILLGLCLLLGAVQHGAAQERGTGDLALVVERASGSLQLLDTSARTSLGRIEGLGDLSHASLVYSRDQRHAFVFGRDGGLSKVDLLSRRVVARVQQAGNSIGGAISQDGRWVAVANYQPGGVRVFSSRDLSLRADIPATYAEGQRAKVVGIADVPGVGFAYSLFEAGEIWLTDLSDPQAPRTRRFKAGDRPYDGLVSPDGRWYVAGLFGEPGVAVLDLWHPERGVRKVLQRHVPDDPQRPVYKMPHLRGWAMAGDYAFLPAIGRHELVVLRVSDWSEVSRIPLAGQPVFAVVRPDQRQVWVNFALPDNDRVQVIDVDSLKVIDSLRPGKAVLHLEFSPRGEQLWLSARDDNRVLVYDSYRRTLLGSIEARAPSGIFMTGRAGRIGL, from the coding sequence ATGAAATCACGCCTGATACTCCTCGGCCTCTGCCTGCTGCTGGGCGCCGTCCAGCACGGTGCCGCGCAGGAACGCGGCACCGGCGACCTGGCGCTGGTGGTCGAGCGGGCCAGCGGCAGCCTGCAACTGCTGGACACCAGCGCCCGTACCAGCCTGGGGCGCATCGAAGGGCTGGGCGATCTGTCGCATGCCAGCCTGGTCTACTCGCGGGACCAGCGGCATGCCTTCGTATTCGGCCGCGACGGCGGGCTGAGCAAGGTCGACCTGCTGAGCAGACGCGTCGTGGCGCGCGTCCAGCAGGCCGGCAACAGCATCGGCGGCGCGATCTCCCAGGATGGCCGCTGGGTGGCGGTGGCCAATTACCAGCCCGGTGGCGTCCGGGTATTCTCCTCGCGGGACCTGAGCCTGCGGGCCGACATTCCGGCCACCTATGCCGAGGGGCAGCGGGCCAAGGTGGTCGGCATCGCCGATGTCCCGGGCGTGGGGTTCGCCTACAGCCTGTTCGAAGCCGGGGAAATCTGGCTGACCGACCTGAGCGATCCGCAGGCCCCGCGGACCCGCCGGTTCAAGGCCGGCGACCGGCCCTACGACGGCCTGGTCAGCCCCGATGGTCGCTGGTACGTCGCCGGCCTGTTCGGCGAACCGGGTGTCGCCGTGCTCGACCTCTGGCATCCCGAGCGGGGCGTGCGCAAGGTGCTGCAGCGCCATGTCCCGGACGATCCGCAGCGGCCGGTCTACAAGATGCCGCATCTGCGCGGCTGGGCGATGGCCGGCGACTACGCCTTCCTGCCCGCCATCGGCCGGCATGAGCTGGTGGTCCTGCGGGTGTCCGACTGGAGCGAGGTGTCGCGCATCCCGCTGGCCGGCCAGCCGGTGTTCGCCGTGGTCCGTCCGGACCAGCGCCAGGTCTGGGTCAACTTCGCCCTGCCGGACAACGACCGGGTCCAGGTCATCGATGTCGACAGCCTCAAGGTGATCGACAGCCTGCGGCCCGGCAAGGCGGTGCTGCACCTGGAGTTCTCGCCGCGCGGTGAGCAGCTCTGGCTGTCCGCGCGCGACGACAACCGGGTACTGGTCTACGACAGCTATCGGCGCACCCTGCTGGGCAGCATCGAGGCGCGGGCACCCTCGGGCATCTTCATGACCGGCCGGGCGGGGCGGATCGGCCTATGA
- the ahbB gene encoding siroheme decarboxylase subunit beta, which yields MALEPSQRSLVHALQDGLELLAHPWLPVARRLGWSESQVVDAVTRLYVGGVIRRFGVVVRHHELGFRSNAMLVWDVDDSEVDAVGRGLAEEPGVNLCYRRARQAPEWRYNLFAMLHGRRRLDVELRIRELRDLPALRERPGEVLFSLTRFKQRGARFEGLREGIACA from the coding sequence GTGGCCCTTGAACCGTCGCAGCGCAGCCTGGTGCACGCGCTGCAGGACGGCCTGGAGCTGCTGGCGCATCCCTGGCTGCCGGTGGCCCGGCGACTGGGCTGGAGCGAGTCCCAGGTAGTCGATGCGGTGACGCGCTTGTACGTCGGCGGCGTGATCCGCCGCTTTGGCGTCGTGGTGCGGCACCACGAGCTGGGTTTCCGGAGCAACGCGATGCTGGTGTGGGATGTCGACGATTCCGAGGTGGACGCCGTGGGCCGCGGCCTGGCCGAGGAGCCCGGGGTGAACCTGTGCTATCGCCGCGCGCGACAGGCGCCGGAGTGGCGCTACAACCTGTTCGCCATGCTGCATGGGCGGCGCCGCCTCGACGTGGAGTTGCGGATCCGCGAACTGCGCGATCTGCCGGCGCTGCGGGAGCGCCCCGGCGAGGTGCTGTTCAGCCTGACCCGCTTCAAGCAGCGCGGCGCCCGCTTCGAAGGTCTGCGGGAGGGCATTGCATGCGCCTGA